The Paenibacillus sp. MBLB1832 genome has a window encoding:
- a CDS encoding ABC transporter permease, whose protein sequence is MLKNRFPLSAWLHPLLAVLIGLIGGAIAISLIGGNVMDTYAQMWKGAFGNTYFLTNTLTRATPLILVGLGVSIAFRAGFFNMGSEGQMILGALSSAIVALYVPGPAMFKLVAAILGGILAGGSWSAFAGWLDAKFRMNLIITTLLLNYIAALFAGYLVAYPLKDKSGSAALAQTMMIEKGVWLPKLFQGMSIHAGFIIAIVLAVLLFLFIKYTAAGYEIRMLGYNPLFAAYGGVNRGKVMLTSMFVSGGFAGLAGVVEVLGMQYRYTDGMITNPGYAWSGIMATLLSGAHPLGTAIASILLAALQTGGMGVERNTSIPLEISSVIQSLLILFVTAKFSYTFWKRRKGGKDDAATS, encoded by the coding sequence ATGCTTAAAAATCGTTTCCCACTAAGCGCTTGGCTCCATCCGCTGCTTGCCGTTCTCATCGGACTCATCGGCGGTGCGATTGCCATTTCACTTATTGGCGGCAACGTGATGGATACGTATGCGCAGATGTGGAAAGGCGCCTTCGGCAATACGTACTTCCTGACGAATACGTTAACGCGGGCGACGCCGCTCATTTTGGTCGGTTTAGGCGTTTCCATCGCCTTTCGTGCAGGATTTTTCAATATGGGATCCGAGGGTCAAATGATTCTAGGTGCCTTGTCCAGTGCAATTGTGGCGTTATATGTGCCTGGTCCTGCGATGTTTAAATTGGTTGCAGCGATACTGGGCGGAATTCTTGCTGGGGGTAGTTGGTCGGCTTTTGCCGGCTGGTTGGATGCGAAATTTCGGATGAATTTAATCATTACGACGCTCCTGTTGAATTACATAGCAGCATTATTCGCGGGTTATCTAGTGGCATATCCGCTCAAGGATAAATCAGGTTCGGCTGCGCTCGCTCAAACGATGATGATTGAAAAAGGCGTTTGGCTGCCAAAGCTATTCCAAGGTATGAGCATCCATGCTGGATTTATCATCGCGATCGTGCTTGCGGTTCTCCTGTTTTTATTTATCAAATATACGGCTGCAGGCTACGAAATTCGCATGTTGGGCTACAATCCGCTGTTCGCCGCTTATGGCGGTGTGAACAGAGGGAAAGTCATGCTGACGAGCATGTTCGTCAGTGGGGGATTTGCAGGACTTGCCGGCGTAGTTGAAGTGCTGGGTATGCAATATCGCTATACAGATGGGATGATCACGAACCCAGGCTACGCTTGGTCAGGTATTATGGCGACACTCCTATCTGGCGCTCATCCGCTGGGTACAGCAATTGCCTCGATTTTACTTGCAGCGTTGCAAACGGGCGGCATGGGGGTCGAGCGAAATACGAGCATCCCACTCGAAATTTCCAGTGTCATTCAATCCTTGTTGATTTTGTTCGTGACAGCGAAGTTTAGTTATACGTTCTGGAAGCGCCGGAAAGGAGGAAAAGACGATGCAGCAACTTCTTGA
- a CDS encoding ABC transporter ATP-binding protein — MLLQMRQITKTYGNLTANANVDFSLRQGEIHALVGENGAGKTTLMRILYGMEQPTEGSILLNGTPVVFSNPTEAIRHRIGMVHQHFMLFPSFTVAENIVIGNEPKSGLAFDRAEAVKQVEALCAKFRLPIDPQKKVADMPVGLQQRVEILKVLYQGADIIILDEPTGVLTPLEAKELLVIMRSLSDQGKSFIIITHKLHEVMEIADRITVLRDGQVTGVLEAKSTNVEELSKRMVGRDLLPMNKKPVSVGETVLQVTDITILGEKGKPVLNKVNLRVHAGEIVGIAGISGNGQSELIQAISGLQRIDAGEIRLLGNPVNGKSVREIREIGLSHVPEDRYQWGAAKEGTVLENGMMGHHKTRSRRGILQGGQLREMVSGFIRQFQIKAGSQDAKVKYLSGGNLQKLIVARELAQQKPLLIAAEPTRGVDIGAMELIHDELLRKRDQQGAILLVSSELTEILKLSDRIVVMYEGRIAGEIAAEHATEEQISLWMAGGESHA, encoded by the coding sequence ATGCTGCTTCAGATGCGTCAAATTACGAAAACATATGGCAATTTAACAGCGAATGCCAACGTTGATTTCTCGTTGCGGCAAGGTGAGATTCATGCACTTGTTGGGGAAAATGGCGCTGGTAAAACAACGCTGATGCGAATCTTGTACGGCATGGAGCAGCCAACGGAAGGCAGCATCCTGCTGAATGGCACACCTGTCGTGTTCTCGAATCCGACGGAGGCTATTCGTCATCGCATTGGCATGGTTCATCAACATTTCATGCTATTCCCATCATTCACCGTGGCGGAAAATATCGTGATCGGTAATGAACCGAAGTCTGGCCTGGCATTTGACCGCGCAGAAGCGGTTAAACAAGTAGAGGCGCTCTGCGCGAAGTTTCGGTTACCGATCGATCCGCAGAAGAAGGTTGCAGATATGCCAGTGGGATTGCAGCAACGCGTGGAAATCTTGAAGGTCTTGTATCAAGGTGCAGACATTATTATTCTGGATGAGCCTACGGGGGTCTTGACGCCGCTGGAAGCGAAGGAACTTCTGGTGATCATGCGCAGCTTGTCCGATCAAGGCAAGAGCTTCATTATCATCACGCACAAGCTGCATGAAGTGATGGAAATTGCAGACCGTATTACGGTTCTTCGTGATGGACAAGTCACCGGTGTTCTAGAAGCGAAGTCAACGAACGTTGAGGAGCTTTCAAAGCGAATGGTAGGACGAGATCTCCTGCCGATGAACAAGAAACCTGTATCAGTGGGAGAAACTGTCTTGCAAGTGACGGACATCACGATCCTTGGTGAGAAAGGTAAGCCTGTTCTAAACAAGGTAAATCTGCGTGTGCATGCAGGTGAAATCGTCGGAATCGCAGGGATTTCTGGTAATGGGCAGTCGGAGCTGATTCAAGCGATTTCAGGACTTCAACGCATTGATGCAGGAGAGATTCGGTTGTTGGGGAACCCCGTCAACGGCAAATCGGTTCGTGAAATCAGGGAGATTGGCCTCTCTCATGTGCCAGAGGATCGATATCAGTGGGGCGCAGCGAAGGAAGGGACTGTATTGGAGAATGGCATGATGGGCCATCACAAAACGCGAAGTCGTCGTGGTATTCTGCAAGGCGGCCAACTTCGTGAGATGGTGAGCGGTTTTATTCGTCAGTTTCAAATTAAAGCAGGATCGCAGGACGCTAAAGTGAAGTATTTGTCAGGCGGAAATTTACAGAAACTGATCGTAGCTCGGGAACTCGCGCAACAGAAACCGCTTCTTATTGCGGCTGAACCGACACGCGGTGTAGATATCGGCGCCATGGAACTCATTCACGATGAATTGCTGCGCAAACGCGATCAGCAAGGTGCCATTTTGCTCGTATCTTCTGAATTAACGGAAATACTGAAGCTATCCGACCGCATTGTGGTGATGTACGAAGGACGAATTGCTGGTGAAATTGCAGCGGAGCACGCAACGGAAGAACAAATTAGTTTATGGATGGCGGGGGGAGAATCACATGCTTAA
- a CDS encoding BMP family lipoprotein → MKKALISIFAVSVLLTGCATAKTDTASPSAEATKAAAAKSDKKIILITPEKIGLNPFFAQEDEGVKRAAKEFGVNVKTVESTDASAIEQNLRAAVADNYDLIITSSFESEDALKKVAAENPKKSFAIIDTVVDLPNVRSVVFREHEASYLLGAAAGLATKKNIVGMVAAVDIPLIKKYTVGFQEGLKSTNPNAKLIVNYVGSFTDPAKAKELALTQFAQGADFIAGASAVGDLGVFEAAKEKGFFTSGQDIDRTVTDPQHIVLSQLKGTDAVAYQTVKDFVTGSFKFGAVDYGLKEDGVGLTFVTKDSKSALSPFIGQDIVTKVKAIREDIVSGKIKVENPVK, encoded by the coding sequence ATGAAAAAAGCGTTAATTTCCATTTTTGCCGTTTCGGTACTACTAACAGGATGTGCAACAGCAAAGACAGACACAGCAAGCCCAAGTGCTGAGGCAACGAAGGCAGCTGCAGCGAAATCAGACAAGAAGATCATTCTTATTACCCCAGAGAAAATCGGTTTGAACCCATTTTTCGCGCAAGAAGATGAAGGTGTGAAACGTGCGGCTAAAGAATTTGGCGTTAACGTAAAAACAGTAGAATCTACGGATGCAAGTGCGATTGAACAAAACTTGCGCGCAGCCGTTGCTGATAATTATGATTTGATCATTACAAGCTCCTTCGAATCCGAAGATGCGTTAAAAAAAGTGGCAGCAGAGAATCCGAAAAAATCCTTCGCGATTATTGACACAGTTGTGGATCTTCCAAACGTTCGCAGCGTCGTATTCCGCGAGCATGAAGCATCCTACTTGCTAGGGGCGGCAGCCGGTTTGGCAACGAAGAAAAATATCGTGGGTATGGTCGCGGCAGTTGATATTCCATTGATCAAAAAGTACACAGTTGGTTTCCAAGAAGGGTTAAAATCAACGAATCCAAACGCGAAATTGATCGTTAACTACGTAGGAAGCTTCACGGATCCTGCGAAAGCGAAAGAATTAGCGTTGACACAATTCGCGCAAGGCGCGGATTTCATTGCGGGTGCTTCTGCCGTGGGCGATTTGGGTGTATTTGAAGCGGCGAAAGAGAAAGGCTTCTTTACATCAGGTCAAGATATCGACCGTACCGTGACAGATCCACAGCATATCGTCCTTTCTCAATTGAAAGGAACAGATGCAGTTGCTTACCAAACGGTAAAGGATTTCGTTACGGGTTCGTTTAAATTTGGTGCTGTTGACTATGGCTTGAAAGAAGACGGCGTAGGTCTAACATTCGTAACGAAAGACAGCAAATCCGCATTAAGTCCGTTCATTGGACAAGATATTGTTACGAAAGTAAAAGCGATTCGTGAAGATATCGTATCTGGTAAAATCAAAGTTGAGAATCCGGTTAAATAA
- a CDS encoding zinc ribbon domain-containing protein, which translates to MELVNDVCPSCKQEVYHHHLNVSEKEDEVDSFDELNKQETDTWEEEELNNLSLEEIISQRFSCSKCKHTECNVNEVAMTGTGFSKLFDIQHHHYLFVSCRQCGFVEVFDPDVLRGHKTGKLGSVLDTLFGG; encoded by the coding sequence ATGGAACTAGTGAACGATGTTTGTCCGAGTTGCAAGCAAGAGGTGTATCATCATCATTTGAACGTATCAGAGAAGGAAGATGAAGTTGATTCTTTCGATGAGTTGAATAAGCAAGAAACCGATACTTGGGAAGAAGAAGAGCTTAATAATTTAAGCTTAGAAGAAATCATCTCACAGCGTTTCTCCTGCTCAAAGTGTAAGCATACAGAGTGCAACGTCAATGAAGTAGCTATGACTGGCACGGGATTCAGCAAACTTTTCGATATTCAGCATCATCATTATCTTTTTGTTTCATGCAGGCAATGCGGGTTTGTTGAAGTTTTTGATCCTGACGTGCTGCGAGGTCACAAAACTGGGAAATTAGGCAGTGTTTTAGACACTTTGTTTGGTGGGTAA
- a CDS encoding LLM class flavin-dependent oxidoreductase codes for MEIGISTFLETTPDLQTGAIMSHAERLRNAVEEIVLADQVGLDVYGIGEHHRADYAGTSPAVVLAAAASVTKRIRLTSAVTVLSSDDPVRVYQAFSTLDGLSNGRAEIMAGRGSFIESFPLFGYSLDDYNELFEEKLDLLLKIRESEKVSWQGNFRPDIPNLGVYPRSVQSPLPVWIASGGNSESAIRAGLLGLPIAFAIIGGMPESFAPLVALYKEAARQAGHNPDTLQIATHSHGFISDTSDRAAELFFAPTQAQMNVIGRERGWSQPYSRATFDAARSMRGALYVGDSEYVAEKILLLRKNLGVTRFFLHLNVGTMPHREMLHAIELLGTKVAPIVRKELAKG; via the coding sequence ATGGAAATTGGGATTAGCACCTTTCTAGAAACTACACCGGATTTACAAACAGGAGCCATCATGAGTCATGCCGAGCGTTTGCGAAACGCTGTTGAAGAAATTGTGCTAGCCGATCAGGTCGGATTAGATGTATACGGTATCGGTGAGCATCATCGTGCGGATTATGCAGGCACATCACCTGCCGTTGTGTTAGCTGCTGCGGCTTCCGTTACGAAGCGCATTCGACTTACCAGTGCAGTAACCGTGCTTTCTTCGGATGATCCTGTTCGGGTGTATCAAGCTTTCTCCACGTTGGATGGATTATCAAATGGTCGAGCCGAAATTATGGCAGGACGCGGATCGTTCATTGAATCCTTTCCATTATTCGGATACAGTTTGGATGATTACAACGAGTTATTTGAGGAAAAATTGGACCTTTTACTGAAAATCCGTGAGTCCGAAAAAGTCTCCTGGCAAGGCAATTTCCGACCGGACATTCCCAATCTTGGCGTGTATCCAAGATCTGTTCAGAGTCCGCTGCCCGTATGGATTGCCAGCGGAGGTAATTCAGAATCCGCCATACGCGCCGGATTGCTCGGCCTTCCAATCGCCTTCGCCATCATAGGCGGAATGCCGGAAAGCTTTGCACCGCTTGTTGCCCTATATAAAGAAGCCGCGCGTCAGGCTGGACACAATCCCGACACGCTGCAAATCGCGACGCATTCGCATGGTTTCATCAGCGACACATCGGATCGTGCCGCTGAACTGTTCTTCGCGCCTACGCAAGCGCAGATGAATGTCATCGGCCGGGAGCGCGGCTGGAGCCAGCCTTATTCCCGCGCGACGTTCGATGCAGCTCGCAGCATGCGCGGCGCGCTCTATGTCGGCGACTCCGAATACGTAGCAGAGAAGATCCTCCTTCTACGCAAAAACTTAGGTGTGACGCGGTTCTTTCTTCACCTCAATGTAGGGACGATGCCGCATCGTGAAATGCTGCATGCGATCGAGCTGCTCGGCACGAAAGTCGCGCCGATTGTGCGTAAGGAGCTAGCGAAAGGCTAG
- a CDS encoding alpha/beta fold hydrolase gives MGYYVQVEEGVKLFVEDVNPKGKRTILFIHGWPLSHSQFEYQFNVLPAQGYRCIGLDWRGFGQSDKPYDGYNYDRLADDLYSVIQTLKLDGITLAGHSTGGAIAIRYMSKYHGHGVEKLVLIDAAAPIGFTPETARKFLYENANDRPAMLQNVTDQFFFQYITPRFSDWFVQMGLEAASWSTAAVIRMLRDENVSADLSRIEAPTLIVHGIHDHVIPYQQALEMNKQIPHSRLVPFHYSGHGGFWEERDRFNQILMHFVG, from the coding sequence ATGGGGTATTATGTTCAGGTCGAAGAGGGCGTGAAATTGTTTGTTGAAGATGTAAATCCAAAAGGAAAACGAACCATCCTGTTTATTCACGGATGGCCGCTTTCCCATTCCCAATTTGAGTATCAATTCAATGTGCTGCCTGCACAGGGATACCGCTGTATCGGGTTGGACTGGCGAGGGTTCGGACAATCCGATAAACCATATGACGGGTACAACTATGATCGCTTAGCAGATGATTTATACTCGGTCATCCAAACCTTGAAGCTTGACGGTATTACACTAGCAGGACATTCGACCGGCGGCGCTATAGCGATTCGTTACATGTCTAAATACCACGGTCATGGGGTTGAGAAGCTTGTGTTAATCGATGCGGCAGCACCAATCGGCTTTACACCTGAAACTGCAAGAAAGTTCCTGTATGAAAATGCGAATGATCGCCCTGCGATGCTGCAAAATGTGACGGACCAATTCTTCTTCCAGTACATTACGCCGAGATTCTCGGATTGGTTTGTCCAGATGGGACTTGAGGCTGCCAGCTGGTCAACGGCCGCCGTCATTCGTATGCTTCGGGATGAGAACGTATCTGCCGATTTAAGCCGTATTGAAGCTCCAACGCTCATTGTGCATGGCATTCATGACCATGTTATTCCGTATCAGCAAGCGCTTGAGATGAATAAGCAAATACCGCATTCTCGGCTTGTTCCTTTTCACTACAGCGGACATGGCGGATTCTGGGAGGAGCGCGACCGCTTTAATCAAATTTTGATGCACTTTGTTGGATAG
- a CDS encoding S-layer homology domain-containing protein — protein sequence MKKLTAVALSVLLCSSLTLGSAYAFTDLEEGQAHAILTLKERGIVSGFDSEHFVPKGKISYAQSVQMIVKGLNLNLDHIRFIKQPLASDSYTNIPNDAWYADAFIIAHYHNLDIPKDVNPNATITREQFGHLLVQALETKGQFPLVKMYIPIKDEDQLTVDDQGTIQRLLLYKITALDGDGKFNPKGELTRGEAATWLYNAIQVLEKHRQVPQEEVVSVSIEKVNEDVNKVTLSRGMKPNGGYGLVIDSIQFQEDGQAVVRYSLRNPEPDMMYPQVITEAKAVTYVSSVYKVIAEASK from the coding sequence ATGAAAAAACTAACAGCTGTCGCGCTTTCAGTCTTGTTATGCAGCTCTTTAACTTTAGGATCTGCGTATGCATTTACTGACCTTGAAGAAGGACAGGCCCATGCGATTCTAACGTTGAAAGAACGGGGGATCGTCAGCGGATTTGATTCTGAGCATTTTGTGCCAAAAGGTAAAATTAGTTATGCTCAGAGTGTGCAAATGATCGTCAAAGGCTTGAATTTGAATTTGGATCACATTCGTTTCATCAAACAGCCGTTAGCCTCAGATAGCTATACGAATATCCCGAATGATGCCTGGTATGCAGATGCTTTCATCATTGCACACTATCACAACCTTGACATCCCGAAGGATGTGAATCCGAACGCAACGATCACGCGTGAACAGTTTGGCCATCTGTTAGTTCAAGCATTGGAGACAAAAGGGCAGTTCCCGCTTGTCAAAATGTATATCCCCATCAAGGATGAAGATCAATTGACGGTAGACGATCAAGGTACGATTCAGCGCTTGCTGCTGTACAAAATTACCGCTCTGGATGGAGACGGTAAATTCAATCCAAAGGGCGAACTTACACGAGGAGAAGCCGCGACTTGGCTCTATAACGCCATTCAAGTGCTGGAAAAACATAGGCAGGTACCCCAAGAAGAAGTAGTTAGTGTTTCCATTGAGAAAGTGAATGAAGACGTGAACAAAGTGACGCTTTCGCGCGGCATGAAGCCGAATGGGGGCTACGGGCTCGTCATTGACAGTATTCAATTTCAAGAGGATGGGCAAGCGGTTGTCCGCTATTCTTTACGCAATCCAGAACCGGATATGATGTATCCGCAAGTCATAACGGAAGCGAAGGCAGTCACGTATGTGTCATCGGTCTATAAAGTGATCGCAGAAGCGAGTAAATAA
- a CDS encoding tetratricopeptide repeat protein, protein MSDAVQRTYRFSEAPIWDLQRTYYEESGEAAWQSGDVPQYITSNRVMATAYAEMVFGFLQDRARHGFVKERVVILELGAGSGQFAFYVLQELTKLTDTAGIPLPPYLYVMSDLAAKNVAFWQQHVAFAPFVERGILDFAVFDAVQDHMIVLQHAGGRIREGSLRQPLVLLANYFFDSIPQELIYVEDGQVYDCRISLQFPADAGQLSVSDQLKEVVGSYEYVKNDIYNNEAYPYRQLLDEYREHMTDSHILLPEVGLTCLTRLQALSKAGFVLLTADKGDHRLESWEFNEPPKLIHHGSFSLTANYHALRSVFESRGAQSLFTQHPYTYLNVGVLLATPEPESYGLTQLAYQKYVNQYGPDDFFSLKEVLDTQITSMTMPQILAMWRLSGYDTQFLLPCTKRLIELIPDGKEHEWMALMQGVERMWVHYYPMDGNTDVALACGVLLYQMEMYKEALPYYERTQPKLGQDVSVLYEMAVCYYEVGEDEQAMRFAQSTLVQSPEHEDAQALLQLLQSL, encoded by the coding sequence ATGTCAGACGCAGTGCAGCGTACATATCGATTTAGTGAGGCGCCCATTTGGGATCTGCAGCGCACATATTATGAAGAGTCGGGAGAAGCCGCTTGGCAAAGCGGGGATGTTCCTCAGTATATTACGAGCAATCGGGTAATGGCGACCGCCTATGCAGAGATGGTATTCGGTTTTCTGCAAGATCGAGCTAGACATGGTTTTGTCAAAGAACGCGTCGTTATTCTTGAGTTGGGAGCGGGTTCTGGTCAGTTTGCCTTTTATGTGCTACAGGAATTAACGAAGCTTACCGACACTGCGGGGATTCCATTGCCGCCTTATTTGTATGTGATGAGCGATTTGGCAGCGAAAAATGTTGCCTTCTGGCAGCAACATGTCGCCTTCGCGCCTTTTGTGGAGCGGGGGATATTAGATTTTGCCGTCTTCGATGCGGTTCAGGATCACATGATCGTCTTGCAGCATGCAGGAGGGCGAATTCGCGAAGGTTCGCTGAGACAGCCGCTCGTTCTGCTTGCGAATTATTTTTTCGATAGCATTCCGCAAGAATTGATTTACGTCGAAGATGGGCAAGTATACGACTGTCGAATTTCCTTGCAATTTCCAGCGGATGCTGGCCAATTAAGTGTATCTGATCAGTTAAAAGAAGTCGTAGGGAGTTACGAGTATGTAAAAAATGATATTTATAACAATGAAGCGTATCCGTACCGTCAACTATTGGACGAGTATCGCGAGCATATGACGGATTCACATATTTTGCTGCCTGAAGTGGGATTAACTTGCTTGACTCGCTTGCAGGCTTTATCGAAAGCTGGCTTCGTACTCTTGACCGCAGATAAAGGGGATCATCGCTTGGAAAGCTGGGAGTTCAATGAACCTCCTAAGCTCATTCATCATGGCAGCTTCTCGCTAACGGCGAATTATCATGCCCTTCGATCGGTCTTTGAGTCTCGCGGTGCCCAATCTTTATTTACTCAACATCCCTACACCTATCTGAACGTGGGAGTCTTGCTCGCAACTCCGGAGCCTGAAAGCTATGGGTTGACCCAGCTGGCTTACCAGAAGTATGTCAATCAGTACGGCCCAGACGATTTTTTTAGTCTAAAAGAAGTGTTGGATACACAGATCACATCCATGACGATGCCTCAGATTCTTGCGATGTGGCGATTAAGCGGCTATGATACACAATTTCTGCTTCCGTGTACAAAGCGTCTCATTGAGTTAATTCCTGATGGTAAAGAACATGAATGGATGGCACTTATGCAAGGAGTTGAACGGATGTGGGTACATTATTATCCTATGGATGGAAACACGGATGTTGCCTTGGCGTGTGGGGTATTGTTATACCAGATGGAGATGTATAAGGAAGCCTTGCCCTACTATGAGCGGACGCAGCCAAAGTTGGGTCAAGATGTGAGTGTACTTTACGAAATGGCGGTCTGTTATTACGAAGTAGGCGAAGATGAACAAGCGATGCGTTTCGCACAGTCTACCCTTGTGCAATCCCCAGAGCACGAAGATGCCCAGGCATTACTGCAACTCCTTCAGTCCTTATAA
- a CDS encoding S16 family serine protease — protein sequence MARSQRLYVWGMGLLLIFVVIGELVWLPDPLRWGAHVYWIDLIDWLIYGLACVPLLWMIVATHRLISSQSLVMKLYLGMQSIICLLTAMFVIGIPKKLEYSATSFILSFILVLVDMVIIERRRRKVPLHSLLVGVVMAGLLAVMLWPTSYLATYPGLTLNMNRYVQAEGGSTHGDISGVLIFERPAFPIDWIYAKLFKDYDFEIQNLGMSLGEYNLEVRAMKEDANAAGSAIAFHKVGLGKGITSEGVRITAILQGTQAAEVLQPSDVLTAFNGHPLTMVSELSEQMKAIKPGESITLTLLRNQKSMQVKVTTRASTDDPSRASIGIMIANELHYDIPDGVSYHNYLLHEGGPSHGAMLALTLIDQLTPCGVTYGHHVAGTGTIEPDGSVGPVGGLVQKAYTVSRTNADVFFVPVENEADARKGAPQLRIVPVRTLDDILNWLRANPTSETPACSS from the coding sequence ATGGCACGCTCTCAAAGATTGTACGTGTGGGGCATGGGACTCCTTCTGATTTTCGTTGTGATTGGCGAGCTGGTCTGGCTGCCAGATCCACTCAGATGGGGAGCTCACGTATATTGGATTGATCTGATTGATTGGTTGATTTATGGGTTGGCTTGCGTTCCCTTGTTATGGATGATTGTGGCAACTCATCGCCTGATTTCTTCGCAATCACTTGTAATGAAGCTGTATTTGGGTATGCAAAGCATTATTTGTTTGCTTACGGCCATGTTTGTAATAGGAATACCTAAGAAATTGGAATACTCAGCGACAAGTTTCATCTTGAGCTTCATCCTCGTGCTTGTAGATATGGTTATCATCGAACGTAGGCGGCGCAAAGTACCGTTACATAGTCTGCTCGTAGGCGTAGTGATGGCAGGTCTGTTAGCTGTGATGCTTTGGCCAACTTCCTACTTAGCGACATACCCTGGACTAACGCTCAATATGAATCGTTATGTGCAAGCAGAGGGCGGTTCTACGCATGGCGATATCTCGGGTGTGCTCATCTTCGAGCGCCCCGCGTTTCCAATCGATTGGATCTATGCGAAGCTATTCAAAGATTATGACTTTGAAATTCAAAATCTAGGCATGTCTCTAGGCGAATATAACCTGGAAGTGCGTGCCATGAAGGAAGATGCGAATGCCGCAGGCAGTGCGATCGCCTTCCACAAGGTCGGTTTAGGCAAAGGAATTACGTCAGAAGGCGTTAGAATTACGGCGATCTTGCAAGGAACGCAGGCGGCAGAGGTTCTGCAGCCCAGTGATGTGTTAACTGCTTTCAATGGGCATCCGCTGACGATGGTTAGCGAGCTTAGCGAGCAAATGAAGGCGATAAAACCAGGGGAATCGATTACTTTGACACTGCTTCGCAACCAAAAGTCGATGCAAGTCAAAGTCACAACACGAGCAAGTACGGATGATCCATCCCGCGCCTCAATCGGTATTATGATTGCCAATGAGCTGCATTATGATATACCTGATGGGGTATCGTATCACAATTATTTGCTGCATGAAGGCGGCCCCTCGCATGGCGCAATGCTGGCCCTCACGCTCATTGATCAACTGACGCCGTGCGGCGTGACTTATGGGCATCATGTGGCAGGGACGGGTACAATTGAACCAGATGGTTCCGTTGGACCTGTTGGCGGGTTAGTTCAGAAAGCGTACACGGTAAGCCGCACGAATGCGGATGTCTTCTTCGTCCCTGTAGAGAATGAGGCTGATGCGAGAAAAGGTGCCCCACAATTGCGAATCGTACCTGTTCGAACCTTAGACGATATCTTAAACTGGCTGCGAGCTAATCCTACTTCGGAAACTCCAGCCTGTTCCTCCTAA
- the hisA gene encoding phosphoribosylformimino-5-aminoimidazole carboxamide ribotide isomerase codes for MKFRPCIDLHHGKVKQIVGETLGEAGQPVVENFVSSYDSTYYAEMFKRDGLTGGHVIMLGGGNQEEAVRALQTYPGGLQIGGGIHAENAAEYLAHGASHVIVTSYIFKDGQLNLDNLERIVAAIGKSKLVIDLSCKEKDGKWYVATNQWKLLSDVELNETTIRYLEQYCDEFLIHAVDVEGKQSGIQQSLVSSLAQWVTIPATYAGGARSFEDLALFRELSQGRLDITVGSALDIFGGKLPYDEVVKVLNEA; via the coding sequence ATGAAATTTAGACCTTGCATCGATTTACATCATGGGAAAGTGAAGCAAATTGTTGGTGAAACACTGGGGGAAGCGGGTCAGCCGGTTGTAGAGAATTTCGTGTCTTCATATGATTCTACCTACTATGCGGAGATGTTTAAGCGTGATGGGTTAACTGGCGGACATGTGATTATGCTGGGTGGCGGTAATCAGGAAGAGGCGGTTCGAGCGCTGCAAACGTACCCAGGCGGGCTGCAAATTGGAGGGGGCATTCACGCAGAGAATGCAGCGGAGTACCTGGCGCATGGGGCATCCCATGTAATTGTGACCTCCTATATTTTCAAAGACGGACAGTTGAATCTAGACAATCTAGAACGAATAGTTGCTGCAATTGGCAAATCGAAATTGGTCATTGATCTGAGCTGCAAAGAGAAGGACGGCAAGTGGTATGTCGCTACTAATCAATGGAAACTGTTAAGTGATGTGGAACTGAACGAAACAACGATCCGTTATCTTGAGCAATATTGTGATGAGTTTCTTATTCATGCGGTTGATGTAGAAGGGAAACAGAGCGGGATTCAGCAAAGCCTAGTCTCCTCGTTAGCGCAGTGGGTGACAATACCAGCCACGTATGCTGGCGGTGCAAGATCGTTTGAGGATCTGGCGTTATTCCGAGAGTTGTCCCAAGGAAGATTAGATATTACCGTGGGAAGTGCATTGGATATTTTCGGTGGTAAGCTGCCTTATGACGAAGTTGTGAAGGTGCTGAACGAAGCGTAA